In Stieleria varia, one genomic interval encodes:
- a CDS encoding ISKra4 family transposase: MSVEHSSDIDNPTSSSFPQSPEQIAEKLQQCGDTIREHVVNASKCGQSFDETERAVWNLVLKTGFLAMELFTKLQGKGDLGDQAVSESGKTLRRSEKPTDTVVRSIFGEHAFQQYTYSPGKNKRIELHPISARMQLPEHRWSYLLQEFSQMFCVESAFNQAADNLELVFGAKFSIDTLEQTSQRMGVEADAFLDDLPTPKKKDEAELLVASADCKGVPLIKDDAAKVAAFETAKKRPGNRRMATVTSAYTVDPYVRTAEQIVAALFRDDKEPGTQSRKSKKKRPRPKHKHTSAHFPATFVDDDTEVPISGIHEGIAWLADQVSVRRKKLQVIILLMDGQQSLWEVAQLHLGDDPLVVPILDIIHVATYVWEASSLFEKSSEKRAAFTRERLLKILRGEVNGVIRGLRRMGSLGKLKGDKLKDLRRICGYFEKHKDRMRYDEYLAAGYPIASGVIEGACGHLVKDRMERSGMRWTLEAARSMLNVRAVFQSDYWDKFCKQRVTELSESTHPNRNMVCHYTPLTMAC, translated from the coding sequence ATGAGCGTCGAACATTCAAGCGATATTGACAACCCCACTTCGTCTTCTTTTCCGCAGTCGCCCGAGCAAATCGCCGAGAAACTGCAGCAGTGCGGCGACACCATCCGAGAACACGTCGTCAATGCTTCTAAATGCGGCCAGTCTTTCGATGAAACCGAGCGTGCCGTGTGGAATCTTGTCTTGAAAACCGGCTTTCTGGCGATGGAGCTCTTCACCAAACTCCAAGGCAAGGGGGACCTTGGTGATCAAGCGGTCAGCGAATCAGGCAAAACACTGCGACGCAGCGAGAAACCGACCGACACGGTGGTTCGGTCGATTTTCGGTGAACACGCCTTTCAACAGTACACCTACAGCCCGGGAAAGAACAAGAGAATCGAACTGCATCCGATCAGCGCCCGCATGCAACTGCCGGAGCACCGCTGGTCGTACCTGCTCCAAGAGTTCTCCCAAATGTTCTGCGTCGAATCCGCATTCAACCAGGCCGCTGATAATCTCGAACTCGTTTTCGGAGCGAAATTCTCGATCGACACGCTCGAACAGACCAGCCAGAGAATGGGGGTCGAGGCCGATGCCTTTCTGGACGACTTGCCGACGCCCAAAAAGAAGGATGAAGCCGAGCTTCTCGTCGCTTCGGCCGACTGCAAGGGCGTTCCCTTAATCAAAGACGATGCCGCCAAAGTGGCTGCTTTTGAGACAGCAAAGAAACGGCCCGGAAACCGTCGCATGGCAACGGTCACGAGTGCTTACACCGTCGATCCCTATGTTCGCACAGCCGAGCAAATTGTCGCTGCCTTGTTCCGTGATGACAAAGAACCCGGCACGCAATCACGCAAGAGCAAAAAGAAACGACCGCGGCCAAAGCACAAGCACACATCGGCTCACTTTCCCGCGACCTTCGTGGACGACGATACGGAGGTTCCCATCAGCGGTATCCACGAGGGGATCGCATGGCTCGCAGATCAAGTCAGTGTCCGCCGAAAGAAACTCCAAGTGATCATTCTGTTAATGGACGGTCAGCAGAGCCTCTGGGAAGTCGCGCAGTTACACTTAGGCGACGATCCATTAGTGGTGCCAATCTTGGACATCATTCACGTAGCGACTTACGTGTGGGAGGCTTCGTCATTGTTCGAGAAATCCAGCGAAAAGCGAGCAGCGTTTACGCGGGAGCGATTGCTGAAAATCCTGCGTGGTGAGGTCAACGGGGTGATCCGAGGGCTACGTCGAATGGGTTCGCTTGGGAAACTCAAGGGCGATAAACTCAAAGACCTTCGACGCATCTGTGGTTACTTCGAGAAACACAAGGATCGGATGCGTTACGACGAATATCTTGCTGCAGGCTACCCGATTGCCTCGGGTGTGATCGAAGGCGCGTGCGGGCACTTGGTAAAGGACCGCATGGAACGAAGCGGGATGCGTTGGACGCTGGAAGCTGCACGGAGCATGCTCAACGTGCGGGCGGTATTTCAGAGTGACTACTGGGATAAATTCTGCAAACAGCGAGTCACGGAGTTGAGCGAGAGCACCCATCCAAACCGTAACATGGTCTGCCACTACACTCCGCTTACCATGGCATGTTAA
- a CDS encoding DUF6493 family protein, with translation MNDARLIDQLRDLVVQGDREKLCTLLDPLDEKQRSELKEEALEIGVAIDRYWGPGGLEIDISNDALVESQRDLLKALDKQNYVDWRVPRWTVNLLVVAVCDLKTLDKPWDQGLSWLRDDLSGMPERLLRILVARKPKWLAKWVEKEWRNERPVPNSFVERGLIREGLIPASRDSGYYDRLANDSMESYPADAWKTDVFKRKRRSVKEVIDADPELLKEEIWGIFEFDSSVMRNAYESWSEALVSLSDEGKIDRRELLKRSLQGMGLPLSPGTLTGMGKFHQLLGPTVEERESFLQEYLSLFSASQSTVVGQALAACEVLLKAKRLDANAFFAALPDVFRIEKKAQPMKALGITKKLLKQESSIQAAAAIAIVEGVQHDNADVQSACLKLLDAIEGPIPVEAQSRLASLREHVAASLKNDLESLLRQDTQVNIEPVEPAGDPPSSGRKPNSGESQTKSKSDSSGVALADLKALKERAEKLPKLIQKTSGLLAAFEQHESGKCLTWPPVTPHEVPRRDRDRQVNPVENVAELIELVSSTIESIEDVMDLERILDGISRFHRERPADFDSRTSSLKKRIVKQSERHSGRFLDQANSIGLTRLLNTWLEMPETPADQNVHWYSMRGWFLRERISGLTNDIVQSRQAYRRADSVPMPLLSLPTHLGGWIDPMVLVQRINDHYAKHRELLDSYDFAQALLRLMPEGRSQALGQLDKPSHYNGGHLLRYALGDDCELKSFGGWGEDAVKAAAVRARHVILPNVAPVLPIAKAFYRNDQSIAIEGAITDDPTVPFSLAEVALSVEPFFHRVKAPTDKQSWLDTWESLTNPFDTSASCMAGHLGHLLDPESTWNDATCRLFVMAAGDERGENRILATDGLLDAIARSLVSPEILGTVIANTLPFIKLNRLSKVLSSVAGESKLHRFVISQSIEFTILHLEELPIDIQLLLSVLLESSSDLGIAPGQTLAEKLSAISGSSKTAKLAKQLVKLTEATSRQDLDSLVLATFVQRGERWHATASFMDGHGDSSKPK, from the coding sequence ATGAATGATGCAAGACTGATTGATCAACTACGTGATCTTGTCGTCCAAGGAGACCGTGAAAAACTGTGTACGTTGTTAGATCCTCTGGATGAGAAACAGCGATCCGAATTGAAGGAGGAAGCTTTGGAGATCGGAGTGGCGATCGATCGATATTGGGGACCAGGCGGTTTGGAGATTGACATATCGAACGATGCATTGGTCGAAAGTCAGCGTGATCTTCTGAAGGCTTTGGATAAACAGAACTATGTTGATTGGCGGGTGCCGCGATGGACGGTCAATCTGTTGGTGGTTGCGGTCTGCGATTTAAAGACGCTTGACAAACCCTGGGATCAGGGTTTGTCCTGGTTACGCGACGATCTTTCGGGCATGCCTGAAAGACTGCTGCGTATTTTGGTAGCGCGCAAGCCGAAATGGCTCGCAAAGTGGGTCGAAAAGGAATGGAGGAATGAACGACCAGTGCCCAACTCGTTTGTCGAGCGAGGTCTCATTCGTGAGGGTCTTATCCCAGCCAGTCGTGACTCGGGTTACTACGATCGTCTTGCTAACGACAGCATGGAAAGTTATCCAGCGGACGCTTGGAAAACGGATGTTTTCAAACGCAAGCGGCGGAGCGTCAAAGAAGTAATTGATGCGGATCCAGAGCTGTTGAAAGAAGAGATCTGGGGTATCTTTGAATTTGATTCTTCCGTCATGCGGAATGCTTATGAGTCGTGGAGCGAGGCCTTAGTATCACTGTCGGATGAGGGGAAAATCGATCGACGCGAGTTGCTCAAGAGAAGTCTGCAAGGCATGGGCTTGCCGCTATCGCCCGGCACTTTGACGGGAATGGGGAAGTTTCATCAGTTGCTAGGGCCGACCGTCGAAGAACGCGAATCTTTTCTGCAGGAATACTTGTCGCTCTTTTCTGCGAGTCAATCCACCGTGGTCGGACAAGCTTTGGCAGCCTGCGAGGTCTTGCTGAAAGCAAAGCGGCTGGACGCGAATGCATTTTTTGCCGCGTTGCCGGATGTGTTTCGAATTGAAAAGAAAGCCCAGCCGATGAAGGCCTTGGGGATCACGAAAAAGTTGCTCAAACAAGAGTCGTCGATTCAAGCGGCCGCTGCGATCGCCATCGTCGAGGGAGTTCAGCATGATAACGCTGATGTTCAGAGTGCTTGCTTGAAACTATTGGATGCGATCGAGGGTCCAATTCCGGTTGAGGCACAATCTCGATTGGCATCACTCCGCGAACACGTAGCGGCTTCATTGAAGAATGACCTAGAGAGTTTGCTGAGACAAGACACGCAGGTGAACATCGAGCCAGTCGAGCCTGCAGGAGACCCACCGAGTTCAGGCCGTAAACCAAATTCAGGCGAGAGCCAAACCAAGTCAAAGTCTGATTCATCAGGAGTAGCGTTGGCAGATCTGAAAGCTTTGAAGGAACGAGCTGAGAAGCTGCCCAAGTTGATTCAGAAAACGTCGGGCCTGCTCGCAGCGTTTGAGCAACACGAATCGGGAAAATGTTTGACTTGGCCACCGGTTACTCCCCACGAGGTCCCTCGACGAGATCGAGATCGGCAAGTCAATCCCGTCGAAAACGTGGCGGAGCTGATCGAGTTGGTGTCATCGACGATCGAGTCAATCGAGGACGTTATGGATTTGGAGCGGATTCTCGATGGTATCTCTCGGTTTCATCGAGAGCGGCCAGCCGATTTCGATTCGCGTACGTCCTCGCTCAAGAAACGTATCGTCAAACAAAGTGAACGTCACTCAGGCAGATTTCTTGACCAAGCGAATAGTATCGGCTTGACTCGCTTGCTGAACACCTGGCTCGAAATGCCCGAGACGCCCGCTGACCAAAATGTGCACTGGTACAGCATGCGTGGTTGGTTCCTGCGCGAACGTATTTCTGGACTGACGAATGACATCGTGCAGTCGCGTCAGGCATATCGGCGTGCAGATAGTGTCCCGATGCCGCTTTTATCGCTTCCGACGCACCTGGGTGGTTGGATCGATCCAATGGTTCTCGTCCAACGAATCAATGATCACTACGCCAAGCATCGAGAGTTGCTTGATAGCTATGACTTCGCGCAGGCTTTGCTGCGATTGATGCCCGAGGGGCGATCGCAGGCCTTGGGACAATTGGACAAGCCAAGTCACTACAACGGCGGTCACTTGCTGCGTTATGCATTGGGGGATGACTGTGAGCTGAAGTCCTTCGGCGGCTGGGGCGAAGATGCGGTCAAGGCAGCGGCAGTCCGGGCACGCCATGTGATTTTGCCAAATGTTGCGCCGGTCTTGCCCATCGCAAAAGCGTTCTACCGCAATGATCAAAGCATTGCCATTGAAGGAGCGATTACGGATGACCCAACCGTTCCTTTTTCATTGGCAGAAGTGGCTTTGTCCGTTGAACCCTTTTTCCATCGTGTCAAGGCACCCACCGACAAACAGTCTTGGTTGGATACCTGGGAGTCATTGACCAACCCATTCGATACCTCAGCCAGTTGCATGGCGGGACATCTGGGGCATCTGCTCGATCCGGAGTCCACGTGGAACGATGCGACCTGCAGACTATTCGTGATGGCTGCGGGCGACGAGCGAGGTGAAAATCGGATTCTCGCCACGGATGGATTGCTGGACGCGATTGCTCGCTCGTTGGTGTCGCCAGAGATATTGGGAACGGTCATCGCCAACACCTTGCCATTCATCAAGCTAAATCGCCTCAGCAAAGTTTTGAGTTCGGTTGCGGGGGAATCCAAGCTGCATCGATTTGTCATCTCGCAGTCGATCGAGTTTACGATACTTCACTTGGAGGAGCTGCCCATCGACATTCAACTTCTCTTGAGTGTCCTGCTTGAGTCCAGCTCAGACCTTGGCATTGCACCAGGTCAGACTCTGGCAGAAAAACTGTCGGCGATATCCGGCAGTTCCAAAACCGCCAAACTTGCCAAACAACTGGTCAAACTTACTGAAGCAACTTCCCGTCAAGATCTGGATTCCCTGGTGCTCGCAACGTTCGTCCAGAGAGGTGAACGTTGGCATGCCACAGCTTCGTTCATGGATGGTCACGGCGATTCCTCAAAACCCAAATGA
- a CDS encoding rhodanese-like domain-containing protein: MRKVLICLFASAVVGCTTQTSSVSTDQDTAVSADVAPVQAGSETGTEPDVIVIDVRSQEEWDSGHVKQAVHIPHTEIAERISNVTDDKDAKIVVYCAVGGRAGKAKTKLEELGFTNVENAGGYDDIKSKYE; the protein is encoded by the coding sequence ATGCGAAAGGTTTTGATTTGTTTGTTTGCCTCAGCCGTTGTCGGATGCACGACGCAGACGTCGTCGGTGAGTACAGACCAAGACACCGCTGTGTCGGCAGATGTTGCTCCTGTTCAGGCTGGCAGCGAAACAGGAACCGAACCCGATGTGATCGTGATCGACGTTCGTTCTCAGGAAGAGTGGGACTCGGGACATGTCAAACAGGCAGTTCACATTCCTCACACGGAGATTGCAGAGAGAATCAGCAACGTGACTGATGACAAAGACGCGAAAATTGTCGTCTACTGTGCCGTTGGCGGCAGAGCGGGAAAAGCGAAAACAAAGCTTGAGGAACTCGGGTTCACCAACGTTGAGAACGCAGGTGGGTACGACGACATTAAATCGAAATACGAGTGA
- a CDS encoding SWIM zinc finger family protein, with product MSLDTLEHRYSYRNSSHLSDGASGTDGQVILAPDRPFSFQGQFANSGLFCDALLCLSDIVRSNFAYAAPGMLDPVVTCDPNGVRFEGFSGCCGVYVTANFMEPMFDNAQFEFGTTNVDFNDDFRNGLSLFRQKQSLSLLVRHDAVELIDEDSSYREKKVKLPLRWLRGFCEVQNILARVEHRITCSSREVRKFLQGLPRNAARQHPLWIVPSGKGLRASTRETDQAVPLVGTDRLRLMEKLLRSHDGTISMGRIPDQATSSWFCEFGNLQFGMLLSPGIYRGFSGEGQVLSDLADESWKNAIDRVRGVLNWHENLDSDSLAAKLKLPRNEISSALTALATRGVLGYDLYQQRYFYRVMPFESSLVESLQPRLIAARKIVQQNRISGCDSNSDSERWIVQGSGVEHLVEVTQQSYKCSCIWYSKHKTTRGPCKHILAAMICRGEEA from the coding sequence ATGTCACTTGACACGCTTGAGCATCGTTACTCGTATCGAAATTCGAGTCATCTGTCGGATGGGGCATCTGGTACTGATGGTCAGGTGATACTCGCTCCCGATCGTCCGTTTTCGTTCCAGGGGCAGTTTGCAAACTCGGGATTGTTCTGCGACGCTTTGCTGTGCCTTTCTGATATCGTTCGATCAAATTTTGCGTATGCTGCACCGGGAATGCTTGATCCGGTCGTCACCTGCGATCCCAATGGGGTTCGATTCGAAGGTTTTAGTGGTTGTTGCGGTGTCTATGTCACTGCAAACTTTATGGAACCGATGTTTGACAACGCCCAATTCGAGTTTGGCACAACCAATGTTGACTTCAACGATGATTTTCGAAACGGCCTGTCGCTCTTCCGGCAAAAGCAATCGCTGAGTCTGTTGGTGAGACATGATGCCGTGGAGTTGATCGACGAGGATTCTTCATATCGAGAAAAGAAGGTCAAGCTGCCGCTGCGTTGGCTGAGAGGGTTTTGTGAAGTTCAGAACATTTTGGCACGCGTTGAGCATCGCATCACATGTTCTAGTCGGGAGGTGCGTAAGTTCTTACAAGGCTTGCCTCGAAACGCGGCTCGTCAGCATCCTCTGTGGATCGTGCCGTCGGGTAAAGGATTGCGTGCATCGACTCGCGAAACGGACCAGGCGGTACCGTTGGTGGGGACAGACCGGCTTCGGTTGATGGAAAAGCTTTTGAGGTCTCACGATGGAACCATTTCGATGGGCCGAATTCCCGACCAAGCAACCAGTTCTTGGTTCTGTGAGTTCGGAAATCTGCAATTCGGAATGCTTTTGAGTCCAGGCATTTATCGCGGGTTTTCCGGTGAAGGCCAAGTGTTGTCGGATCTCGCCGACGAATCTTGGAAGAACGCCATTGATCGTGTGCGTGGTGTTTTGAATTGGCATGAGAACTTGGATTCGGATTCGCTTGCCGCCAAGCTCAAGCTTCCTCGCAACGAGATTTCATCCGCATTGACGGCACTGGCAACACGGGGAGTATTGGGATATGACCTCTATCAGCAACGGTACTTCTACCGTGTGATGCCGTTCGAGTCCTCGCTGGTCGAGTCATTGCAGCCTCGCTTGATTGCGGCACGCAAAATTGTGCAACAGAATCGTATTTCGGGTTGCGACAGCAACTCAGACTCGGAACGCTGGATTGTCCAAGGCAGTGGTGTTGAGCATTTGGTGGAAGTGACGCAGCAGTCCTACAAGTGCTCGTGCATTTGGTACAGCAAGCACAAGACAACGCGGGGACCGTGCAAACATATTCTGGCCGCGATGATATGCAGGGGTGAAGAAGCATGA